In Burkholderiales bacterium, the following proteins share a genomic window:
- a CDS encoding aminotransferase class V-fold PLP-dependent enzyme produces MNKIDDGVALAEARSHFPALERWTYLDVSARGVISNEARAAMDAHLDDRMYNGATDKADFFALIERARERFAQLVNAEPDEIAYTKNISEGLNMIATAIDWHRGDNVVLCPELEHPNNVYAWLNMRRYGVEVRMVPAREGHIPIGEMIERIDARTRVATVSTVSFAPGFRTDVETLGRACRDKGVLLLVDGAQSVGVMHTDVKASGIDALAVSTQKGLLALYGMGFLYVKRDWAERLKPAYLARFGVDLGDAHEASLGSYDYRLAAGARRFDLGNYNFLATTAVDASMKQLLEWDTRRIEPYVQGLTHSLARGFLDLGLKVAGGEPGAHLTKIVTIGEMSADHYGTGDERYNRLYEHLAANRVKLSIRRGMLRFSMHVYNNLDDVERVLGLTREFLRKP; encoded by the coding sequence ATGAACAAAATCGATGACGGCGTTGCGCTGGCCGAAGCGCGGTCGCACTTTCCGGCGCTCGAGCGCTGGACTTACCTGGATGTCTCCGCGCGGGGCGTGATCTCGAACGAGGCGCGGGCGGCGATGGATGCGCACCTCGACGACCGCATGTACAACGGCGCCACCGACAAGGCGGATTTCTTCGCGCTGATCGAGCGCGCGCGCGAGCGTTTCGCGCAGCTCGTCAACGCCGAGCCCGACGAGATCGCCTACACCAAGAACATCTCCGAAGGCCTGAACATGATCGCCACGGCGATCGACTGGCACCGCGGCGACAACGTGGTGCTGTGTCCGGAGCTCGAGCACCCGAACAACGTCTACGCGTGGCTCAACATGCGTCGCTACGGGGTCGAGGTGCGCATGGTGCCGGCGCGCGAAGGCCACATTCCGATCGGCGAGATGATCGAGCGCATCGACGCGCGCACGCGCGTGGCGACGGTATCGACGGTGTCTTTCGCGCCGGGTTTCCGGACCGACGTGGAGACGCTAGGCCGCGCATGCCGCGACAAAGGCGTGCTGCTGCTCGTCGACGGCGCGCAATCGGTCGGCGTGATGCACACCGACGTCAAGGCGTCGGGCATCGACGCGCTCGCGGTGTCGACCCAGAAAGGGCTCCTCGCGCTCTACGGCATGGGCTTTCTGTACGTGAAGCGCGACTGGGCGGAGCGGCTGAAGCCCGCGTATCTGGCGCGTTTCGGCGTCGATCTCGGCGACGCGCACGAAGCGAGCCTCGGCAGCTACGACTACCGGCTCGCGGCGGGTGCGCGGCGCTTCGATCTCGGCAACTACAACTTCCTCGCCACGACCGCGGTCGACGCGTCGATGAAGCAGCTTCTCGAATGGGATACGCGGCGCATCGAGCCTTACGTGCAGGGGCTCACGCACTCGCTGGCGCGGGGGTTCCTCGACCTCGGCCTCAAGGTCGCCGGCGGCGAGCCCGGCGCGCATCTCACCAAGATCGTCACCATCGGCGAGATGAGCGCCGACCACTACGGCACGGGCGACGAGCGCTACAACCGGCTTTACGAGCATCTCGCCGCGAACCGCGTGAAGCTCTCGATACGCCGCGGCATGCTGCGCTTCTCGATGCACGTCTACAACAACCTGGACGACGTGGAGAGGGTGCTGGGGTTGACGAGGGAGTTCCTGAGGAAGCCGTGA
- the thrC gene encoding threonine synthase — MKFISSNGATYPIDTPRWRADDGAHLNLTPGRGLRRADIRTDRYDVWRYAAALEIDPAHAVSLGEGWTPLIRGRWQGAETLFKLEFTNPTGSFKDRGMTALVSYLKSRGVDYVLEDSSGNAGASLSAYAARAGMRCRILVPETASYPKIAQIAACGADVLTIRGTRQDVAEAAEAMSSEIFYASHNWVPFFTEGTKTLAYELWEQLGFRAPDNVVTPLGYGSNVVGCLRGFDELKRSGEIDRVPRIYGVQAENCAPYHAAWQAKSDTLVPVEVKATIAEGIASSKPTRVKEVLDGVRDSGGSIVAVSEGEIVDALRACAQQGLYVEPTSAAGAAGLTTLLASGAIAPHETTVLVLTGSGLKASERIGQLLGLAART, encoded by the coding sequence ATGAAATTCATCTCTTCGAACGGCGCGACGTATCCCATCGATACGCCGCGCTGGCGCGCCGACGACGGCGCCCATCTCAATCTCACCCCCGGCCGCGGCCTCAGGCGCGCCGATATCCGCACCGACCGCTACGACGTCTGGCGCTATGCCGCGGCGCTCGAGATCGATCCTGCGCACGCGGTGTCGCTCGGCGAAGGCTGGACGCCGTTGATTCGCGGCAGGTGGCAGGGCGCCGAGACGCTGTTCAAGCTCGAGTTCACCAATCCGACCGGGTCGTTCAAGGACCGCGGCATGACCGCCCTGGTGAGCTATCTGAAAAGCCGCGGCGTCGACTACGTGCTCGAGGATTCGTCCGGCAACGCCGGCGCCTCGCTGTCGGCGTATGCGGCGCGTGCCGGCATGCGCTGCCGCATCCTCGTCCCCGAGACCGCGTCGTACCCGAAGATCGCGCAGATCGCGGCCTGCGGCGCGGACGTGCTCACGATCCGCGGCACGCGCCAGGACGTTGCCGAAGCGGCCGAGGCGATGAGCTCGGAGATCTTCTACGCCAGCCACAACTGGGTGCCGTTCTTCACCGAAGGCACCAAGACGCTCGCCTACGAGCTGTGGGAGCAGCTCGGCTTCCGCGCGCCCGACAACGTCGTGACGCCGCTCGGTTACGGCAGCAACGTGGTCGGCTGCCTGCGCGGTTTCGACGAGCTGAAGCGTTCCGGCGAGATCGACCGCGTGCCGCGCATCTACGGCGTCCAGGCCGAGAACTGCGCGCCGTACCACGCCGCGTGGCAGGCGAAGAGCGATACGCTGGTGCCCGTCGAGGTGAAGGCCACGATCGCCGAAGGCATCGCGTCGTCCAAGCCGACGCGCGTGAAGGAAGTGCTCGACGGGGTGCGCGACAGCGGGGGCAGCATCGTCGCAGTCAGCGAGGGCGAGATCGTGGACGCGCTGCGCGCGTGCGCGCAGCAGGGCCTGTACGTCGAGCCGACTTCGGCAGCGGGCGCCGCAGGCCTCACCACGCTGCTCGCGTCGGGCGCGATCGCGCCGCACGAGACGACGGTGCTGGTGCTGACGGGGTCGGGGCTCAAGGCCTCGGAGCGGATCGGTCAGCTGCTCGGGCTCGCGGCGAGGACGTAA
- a CDS encoding CapA family protein, protein MKTTLMFTGDINLMNVTDAEGPFAKVADVLRQADVRFSNLECCFYQPEGARSVSDEGFYANPAVAKALRIAGIDAVGTANNVNYGADAITSSLKALDSLGIPHTGSGANSTAAHEPVVVTAKNEVKVGFLQRTSVYWPTNHEAGEHSPGVAALRGHTAYRVPAHKTRPEIPPMNRPGVPPEVITWADAGYLKRLREDIQTLRKRCDIVVASHHWGLHQDVLQYMTEIAHAAIDAGADVVIGHGPHYSLPVEIYQGKPIFYGLGSFSFHTGHYGRKHGDWVGMLARVVIEDGKATEAAFRLVRHNDANETYVCDPAKEEVELGKIEKRTTPLGAKLGIKGDEVTITLA, encoded by the coding sequence ATGAAAACCACGCTGATGTTCACCGGCGACATCAACCTGATGAACGTCACCGACGCCGAAGGGCCGTTCGCCAAGGTGGCCGACGTGCTGCGCCAGGCCGACGTGCGCTTCTCCAACCTCGAGTGCTGCTTCTACCAGCCCGAAGGCGCGCGCTCGGTGTCGGACGAAGGCTTCTACGCGAATCCGGCGGTGGCGAAAGCGCTGCGCATCGCCGGCATCGACGCGGTCGGCACCGCCAACAACGTGAACTACGGCGCCGACGCGATCACCTCGTCGCTGAAGGCGCTCGACAGCCTCGGCATCCCGCACACCGGCAGCGGAGCGAACTCGACCGCGGCGCACGAACCGGTCGTAGTGACGGCAAAGAACGAGGTCAAGGTCGGATTTCTGCAGCGCACCTCGGTGTACTGGCCGACCAACCACGAAGCCGGCGAGCACAGCCCCGGCGTCGCCGCGCTGCGCGGCCACACCGCGTATCGCGTGCCCGCGCACAAGACGCGGCCCGAGATCCCCCCGATGAACCGCCCCGGCGTGCCGCCGGAAGTGATCACGTGGGCGGACGCGGGCTATCTCAAGCGCCTGCGCGAGGACATCCAAACCCTGCGCAAGCGCTGCGACATCGTCGTGGCTTCGCATCACTGGGGGCTGCATCAGGACGTGCTGCAGTACATGACCGAGATCGCCCACGCCGCGATCGACGCCGGAGCCGACGTCGTCATCGGCCACGGCCCGCACTATTCGCTGCCGGTGGAGATCTACCAAGGCAAGCCGATCTTCTACGGTCTGGGCAGCTTCTCGTTCCACACCGGACACTACGGCCGCAAGCACGGCGACTGGGTCGGCATGCTCGCGCGCGTGGTGATCGAGGACGGCAAGGCGACCGAAGCCGCTTTCCGCCTCGTGCGCCACAACGACGCGAACGAGACCTACGTCTGCGATCCCGCGAAGGAAGAGGTCGAGCTCGGCAAGATCGAGAAGCGCACGACGCCGCTGGGCGCGAAGCTCGGCATTAAAGGAGACGAGGTGACGATCACGCTGGCTTGA
- a CDS encoding universal stress protein: MFKNILIPTDGSEQSQRAVRTGVELARLHGARITGIHVIPDYHLLIAYEGAFDPVTEERIEEEAKARADSYLSFIRTTAAEAGVPCATVCETSDHPYDAILKTADSNHCDLILMTSHGRKGLAAVLLGSETRKVLTHAQVPVLVVR; encoded by the coding sequence ATGTTCAAAAACATCCTGATTCCGACCGACGGCTCCGAGCAGTCCCAGCGCGCGGTGCGCACCGGCGTCGAGCTCGCCAGGCTGCACGGCGCGCGCATCACCGGGATCCACGTCATTCCCGACTATCACCTCCTGATCGCCTACGAAGGCGCTTTCGATCCGGTCACCGAGGAGCGCATCGAGGAAGAGGCGAAAGCCCGCGCGGACTCCTATCTGTCGTTCATCCGGACCACCGCGGCCGAGGCTGGGGTGCCGTGCGCGACGGTCTGCGAGACCAGCGACCACCCCTACGACGCCATCCTCAAGACGGCGGACTCGAACCACTGCGACCTCATCCTCATGACGTCCCACGGCCGCAAAGGCCTCGCCGCCGTGCTCCTGGGCAGCGAGACGCGCAAGGTGCTGACCCATGCCCAGGTGCCGGTGCTCGTCGTACGTTGA
- the sucC gene encoding ADP-forming succinate--CoA ligase subunit beta: MKIHEYQGKEILRKYGVPTPRGIPAFSVDEAVAAAQKLGGGVWVVKAQIHAGGRGKGGGVKVAKSIEEVKQRATEILGMQLKTHQTGPDGQKVRRLLIEEGANIAKELYIGMVVDRGTQRVALMASSEGGMDIEEVAAKTPEKIHKVFVDPGKGLTDAEAEDVARKIGVSADAVPQARDLLKALYKAFVETDASLAEINPLILTGDGKVVALDAKMNFDENALFRHPEIVALRDLDEEDPAEIEASKFGLAYIQLDGNIGCLVNGAGLAMATMDIIKLYGGSPANFLDVGGGASTEKVTEAFKIMLRNPNLKGILINIFGGIMKCDVIAEGVVAAARQVSLKVPLVVRLEGTNVELGKKILAESGLPIISASNMADAAQKVVKAIA; the protein is encoded by the coding sequence ATGAAGATCCACGAATACCAGGGTAAGGAAATCCTTCGTAAATACGGCGTGCCCACGCCGCGCGGCATCCCGGCGTTCAGCGTCGACGAGGCCGTGGCGGCGGCGCAGAAGCTCGGCGGCGGCGTCTGGGTGGTCAAGGCCCAGATCCACGCCGGCGGCCGCGGCAAGGGCGGCGGCGTCAAGGTCGCCAAGTCGATCGAGGAGGTCAAACAGCGCGCGACCGAGATCCTCGGCATGCAGTTGAAGACCCACCAGACCGGCCCCGATGGCCAGAAAGTGCGCCGCCTCCTGATCGAGGAAGGCGCGAACATCGCGAAAGAGCTGTACATCGGAATGGTCGTCGACCGCGGCACGCAGCGCGTGGCGCTGATGGCGTCCAGCGAAGGCGGCATGGACATCGAGGAAGTCGCCGCCAAGACGCCCGAGAAGATCCACAAGGTGTTCGTCGATCCCGGCAAGGGCCTCACCGACGCCGAAGCCGAAGACGTCGCGCGCAAGATCGGCGTGAGCGCCGACGCGGTGCCCCAGGCGCGCGATCTGCTGAAGGCGCTTTACAAGGCGTTCGTCGAGACCGACGCGTCGCTCGCCGAGATCAATCCGCTCATCCTCACCGGCGACGGCAAGGTGGTCGCGCTCGACGCGAAGATGAACTTCGACGAGAACGCGCTCTTCCGCCATCCCGAGATCGTCGCGCTGCGCGACCTCGACGAGGAAGACCCGGCGGAGATCGAGGCGTCGAAGTTCGGCCTCGCCTACATCCAGCTCGACGGCAACATCGGCTGCCTGGTCAACGGCGCCGGCCTCGCGATGGCGACGATGGACATCATCAAGCTCTACGGCGGCAGCCCCGCCAACTTCCTCGACGTCGGCGGCGGCGCCTCGACCGAGAAGGTCACCGAAGCTTTCAAGATCATGCTGAGGAATCCCAACCTCAAGGGCATACTCATCAACATCTTCGGCGGCATCATGAAGTGCGACGTCATCGCCGAAGGCGTGGTCGCCGCGGCGCGCCAGGTGAGCCTCAAGGTCCCGCTGGTCGTGCGCCTCGAAGGCACCAACGTCGAGCTCGGCAAGAAGATACTCGCGGAATCGGGGCTTCCGATCATCTCCGCTTCGAACATGGCCGATGCGGCGCAGAAAGTAGTGAAAGCTATCGCTTAG